In a single window of the Photobacterium profundum SS9 genome:
- a CDS encoding DUF4336 domain-containing protein, translated as MIEWTKDRIWYIDMPLKVNGIPVGSRMTVIRLDNDKLLIHSPIQLTTHLQLELTKLGQIQTIVTPNMNHHLFLSEWWLAYPEAYFFAPPGLQQKRTDLVFDDALGAKTPELWRNQLLQTIVRGSDTMEEIVFCDPQSKTLIVGDTLAWLRNSYNPLTLALALINGCYHRPAMPLYWRLSFKDKTRLRQSIQEILTWPFDRIILSHGLVIPENGKKIFSDAFHWVLQGK; from the coding sequence ATGATTGAATGGACGAAAGATCGTATCTGGTACATCGATATGCCGCTTAAAGTAAATGGTATACCAGTGGGCAGTCGTATGACTGTGATCAGGTTAGACAATGATAAATTGCTGATTCATTCCCCCATTCAACTCACCACTCATCTGCAATTAGAGTTAACTAAATTAGGGCAAATTCAAACAATCGTCACGCCCAATATGAACCATCATTTGTTTTTATCAGAATGGTGGCTCGCCTACCCTGAAGCGTATTTTTTCGCCCCTCCGGGCTTACAACAAAAAAGAACTGATTTAGTATTCGATGATGCATTAGGCGCAAAAACACCCGAACTATGGCGAAATCAATTACTCCAAACGATTGTTCGTGGCAGCGATACGATGGAAGAGATCGTATTCTGTGATCCACAATCTAAAACATTAATCGTTGGTGATACATTGGCGTGGCTACGCAATAGCTACAACCCCCTTACACTAGCGCTAGCCCTCATTAATGGATGTTATCACCGCCCAGCGATGCCTTTATATTGGCGATTATCATTCAAAGATAAGACCCGCTTACGGCAATCTATTCAAGAAATTCTTACATGGCCTTTCGATCGTATAATCTTATCTCACGGATTAGTTATTCCAGAGAATGGTAAAAAAATATTCTCTGATGCCTTTCACTGGGTACTTCAAGGCAAATAG
- a CDS encoding outer membrane beta-barrel protein: protein MNKFMLLPLATLLATTFTAQAETTETTQQNLTQNFSYVSGGLQVSTYNHDLISSASASTMTTSKTDNTAGMYLRGSWNFTDNFFLETRGDATVKDDLTISNSVLGLGYFHPINNDLTVYGLAGYSRTEVELEVFNFSNASITGRVDDSGVTGEIGARYQLMSKWTVEPAVRMANYDKTMYEVRLGNNIKVSDHMSIEANLMHRDYNELKEMSYQLGARYSF, encoded by the coding sequence ATGAACAAATTCATGCTGCTTCCCCTTGCAACTCTTTTAGCTACAACTTTTACTGCACAAGCGGAAACGACTGAAACAACGCAACAAAACCTAACGCAAAATTTCAGCTATGTCTCTGGCGGTTTACAGGTTTCGACTTATAATCATGATCTTATTTCATCAGCATCAGCATCCACTATGACTACCAGCAAAACAGACAATACGGCAGGTATGTACCTGCGTGGTAGCTGGAACTTCACTGACAATTTCTTCTTAGAAACACGTGGTGATGCAACCGTTAAAGATGATCTTACTATCTCTAACAGCGTATTAGGCTTAGGTTACTTCCACCCAATCAATAACGACTTAACCGTATACGGTTTAGCGGGTTACTCTCGTACAGAAGTAGAATTAGAAGTCTTTAATTTCTCTAATGCTTCAATAACAGGTCGCGTTGATGACTCAGGTGTTACGGGTGAAATTGGTGCGCGTTACCAGCTTATGAGCAAGTGGACTGTTGAGCCAGCTGTACGTATGGCTAATTACGACAAGACAATGTACGAAGTTCGCCTTGGTAACAACATTAAAGTGTCTGATCACATGAGCATTGAAGCAAACCTAATGCACCGTGATTACAACGAACTAAAAGAAATGAGCTACCAGCTAGGTGCTCGCTACAGCTTCTAA
- a CDS encoding alpha/beta fold hydrolase, with protein sequence MGNQSIKTLNASNTHPIVLIRGLLREQRHWGDFLNQLITQFPKRQIICIDLAGNGKRHKLQSPKNIPAMVQDLRIQLCLKLTTDTPVDLIALSMGGMIAISWMTLFPTEIRSAILMNTSVRPLSPFYQRLNWRHT encoded by the coding sequence GTGGGCAATCAAAGTATAAAAACATTGAATGCATCCAATACACATCCCATCGTGTTAATTCGTGGGTTATTACGCGAACAGCGACATTGGGGGGATTTTCTAAATCAACTCATTACGCAATTCCCTAAACGCCAAATAATCTGTATCGATTTAGCTGGCAATGGAAAACGTCATAAACTGCAATCACCCAAAAACATTCCAGCAATGGTGCAAGATTTACGTATTCAATTATGCCTAAAGCTTACTACTGACACCCCCGTTGATTTGATTGCTCTTTCAATGGGGGGGATGATTGCAATTAGCTGGATGACGCTTTTTCCTACTGAAATACGCTCTGCCATTTTAATGAATACCAGTGTACGACCACTGTCTCCGTTTTATCAACGCTTGAACTGGCGACATACATAA
- a CDS encoding alpha/beta fold hydrolase has translation MLLSQSEQQETLIFNMTSNQPIQAKVIENWTQWKNECPITAKNAFNQLYASAMFRFTEKPKQPVMLLASSNDRLVSHQCSKALSKHTEWPLISHSTAGHDLTLDEPEWVTKQAAEFYVRLLA, from the coding sequence ATGCTATTAAGTCAATCAGAACAACAAGAAACGTTAATATTCAACATGACATCGAACCAACCAATACAAGCGAAAGTCATTGAAAATTGGACACAATGGAAAAACGAGTGCCCCATAACAGCAAAAAATGCATTCAATCAACTGTATGCATCCGCTATGTTCCGCTTTACTGAAAAACCTAAACAACCAGTCATGTTACTTGCATCATCAAACGATCGCCTAGTCAGCCATCAATGCAGCAAGGCACTTTCTAAACATACTGAGTGGCCATTAATTAGCCACTCTACGGCAGGACATGACCTAACATTGGATGAACCAGAATGGGTGACTAAACAAGCCGCGGAGTTTTATGTGCGATTGCTAGCTTAA